In Mycobacterium tuberculosis H37Rv, a single window of DNA contains:
- the ligC gene encoding DNA ligase C (ATP-dependent; polydeoxyribonucleotide synthase [ATP] (polynucleotide ligase [ATP]) (sealase) (DNA repair protein) (DNA joinase)), with product MQLPVMPPVSPMLAKSVTAIPPDASYEPKWDGFRSICFRDGDQVELGSRNERPMTRYFPELVAAIRAELPHRCVIDGEIIIATDHGLDFEALQQRIHPAESRVRMLADRTPASFIAFDLLALGDDDYTGRPFSERRAALVDAVTGSGADADLSIHVTPATTDMATAQRWFSEFEGAGLDGVIAKPPHITYQPDKRVMFKIKHLRTADCVVAGYRVHKSGSDAIGSLLLGLYQEDGQLASVGVIGAFPMAERRRLLTELQPLVTSFDDHPWNWAAHVAGQRTPRKNEFSRWNVGKDLSFVPLRPERVVEVRYDRMEGARFRHTAQFNRWRPDRDPRSCSYAQLERPLTVSLSDIVPGLR from the coding sequence ATGCAGTTACCCGTCATGCCGCCGGTGTCGCCGATGCTGGCCAAATCGGTCACCGCAATCCCGCCGGACGCGTCGTATGAACCCAAATGGGACGGATTCCGCTCCATCTGCTTTCGCGACGGTGATCAGGTCGAACTGGGTAGCCGCAACGAGCGGCCGATGACCCGCTACTTCCCCGAGCTGGTCGCCGCGATCAGGGCCGAGCTGCCGCATCGCTGTGTGATCGACGGGGAGATCATCATCGCCACCGACCACGGCTTGGACTTCGAGGCGCTGCAACAGCGCATCCATCCTGCCGAGTCGAGGGTGCGAATGCTTGCCGACCGCACACCAGCCTCCTTCATCGCATTCGACCTGCTGGCCCTCGGCGACGACGACTACACCGGGCGACCGTTCAGCGAAAGACGAGCCGCTCTGGTCGATGCCGTAACTGGTTCGGGGGCCGACGCTGACCTGTCGATCCACGTCACCCCGGCAACCACCGACATGGCGACCGCACAACGATGGTTCTCCGAGTTCGAGGGGGCCGGTCTAGACGGTGTCATCGCCAAACCGCCGCACATCACCTATCAACCGGACAAACGCGTTATGTTCAAGATCAAACACCTGCGGACCGCCGATTGCGTGGTGGCCGGCTACCGGGTGCACAAGTCCGGCAGTGACGCGATCGGCTCACTGCTGCTAGGGCTTTACCAGGAGGACGGCCAACTCGCGTCGGTCGGCGTGATCGGCGCGTTCCCCATGGCCGAACGACGCCGGCTATTAACCGAGCTGCAGCCGCTGGTCACCAGCTTCGACGACCACCCATGGAACTGGGCCGCCCACGTTGCCGGCCAGCGCACCCCACGTAAGAACGAGTTCTCCCGCTGGAATGTCGGCAAAGACCTGTCGTTCGTGCCGCTGCGACCCGAGCGGGTGGTCGAGGTCCGCTACGACCGCATGGAAGGCGCGCGGTTCCGCCACACCGCACAGTTCAACCGGTGGCGCCCCGACCGCGACCCACGCTCATGCAGCTATGCCCAGCTCGAACGCCCGCTCACCGTCAGCCTCTCCGACATTGTGCCGGGCCTACGCTAA